One segment of Sphingomonas qomolangmaensis DNA contains the following:
- a CDS encoding Brp/Blh family beta-carotene 15,15'-dioxygenase: MNIAAADRERIARPVGRRLFRPANAPFWIMGSALGAALLAGIRLDTPIASLAAAIVFLLGGLPHGAFDLAVARRFARSGSASYAHSAALYALVLGVAAIAWTLAPHVALPIFLVLAALHFAADWSTVGERFVETGVGVALVALPIAAHPIAVGDIFAAMGGVDTAASIGRGGMVIAPVATLVAMIGVVILIERDRWSDAAQLGGSLVAMLLLPPLWGFALYFTCVHSVRHLREIGEALPGAGRAMWLRTGTGLTLAALAIGYALLPAMRHLAAPGFVPAAFVLLAILFMPHLILSARIDALRRRAA; encoded by the coding sequence GTGAATATCGCGGCGGCCGACCGGGAGCGTATCGCGCGCCCGGTCGGCCGGCGTCTGTTTCGTCCGGCAAATGCGCCGTTCTGGATCATGGGCAGCGCGCTGGGCGCCGCGCTGCTCGCGGGCATTCGGCTCGACACGCCGATCGCTTCGCTGGCCGCGGCGATCGTCTTCCTGCTCGGCGGGCTGCCGCATGGCGCTTTCGACCTGGCGGTCGCGCGGCGCTTCGCGCGCAGCGGATCGGCTTCCTACGCCCATTCTGCCGCGCTCTATGCGCTGGTGCTCGGCGTCGCCGCGATCGCCTGGACGCTGGCGCCGCATGTCGCGCTACCGATCTTCCTCGTGCTCGCCGCGCTGCATTTCGCCGCCGACTGGTCGACGGTCGGCGAGCGATTCGTCGAAACCGGGGTAGGGGTGGCGCTGGTCGCGCTGCCGATCGCCGCGCACCCGATCGCGGTCGGCGATATCTTCGCGGCGATGGGCGGGGTCGATACCGCCGCCAGTATCGGCCGCGGCGGCATGGTGATCGCGCCGGTCGCGACGCTGGTCGCGATGATCGGCGTGGTCATTCTCATCGAACGCGACCGGTGGAGCGATGCCGCGCAGCTTGGGGGATCGTTGGTCGCGATGCTGCTGCTGCCGCCGCTCTGGGGCTTCGCGCTGTATTTCACCTGCGTCCATTCGGTACGCCACCTCCGCGAAATCGGCGAGGCGCTGCCCGGCGCTGGCCGGGCGATGTGGCTGCGGACCGGCACCGGCCTGACGCTGGCCGCGCTTGCGATCGGCTATGCGCTGTTGCCAGCGATGCGCCATCTCGCAGCGCCAGGCTTCGTGCCCGCCGCCTTCGTGCTGCTCGCGATCCTGTTCATGCCGCATCTGATATTGTCGGCGCGGATCGACGCGCTGCGCCGCCGGGCCGCCTGA
- a CDS encoding bacteriorhodopsin-like: MSAAALFLWFGRSQVTPPYRTALVISGLVCAIAAYHYFRIFESWTAAYEVRGAEITATGYAFNDAYRYVDWLLTVPLLLIELVLVMRLSESETVSKSMRLGAAAVLMIALGYPGEVAADNGTRALWGTLSTIPFLYIVWELFRGLGAAIDRQPEAVRPLIRKARLLTFASWGFYPIVYMAPFADISGASAETTIQIGYTLADIIAKAGVGVMIYMIAVRKSAIERDTAAPATVVA, encoded by the coding sequence ATGTCTGCGGCTGCATTGTTCCTGTGGTTCGGCAGGTCGCAGGTAACCCCGCCTTATCGTACCGCGCTGGTGATTTCGGGACTGGTCTGCGCGATCGCAGCCTATCATTACTTCCGCATCTTCGAGAGCTGGACCGCCGCCTACGAAGTGCGCGGTGCCGAGATCACCGCGACCGGATATGCGTTCAACGATGCCTATCGCTACGTCGATTGGTTGCTGACCGTCCCGCTGCTGCTGATCGAACTGGTGCTGGTCATGCGCTTGTCCGAATCGGAGACGGTGTCGAAGTCGATGCGCCTCGGTGCCGCCGCGGTCCTGATGATCGCGCTGGGCTATCCGGGCGAAGTCGCTGCCGACAACGGCACGCGCGCCTTGTGGGGTACCTTGTCGACGATCCCCTTCCTCTACATCGTCTGGGAGCTGTTCCGCGGGCTTGGCGCCGCGATCGATCGCCAGCCCGAGGCCGTCCGGCCGCTGATCCGCAAGGCGCGGTTGCTGACCTTCGCGTCGTGGGGCTTCTACCCGATCGTCTATATGGCGCCCTTCGCCGATATCTCGGGCGCGAGCGCCGAAACGACGATCCAGATCGGCTACACGCTGGCCGACATCATCGCCAAGGCTGGCGTCGGCGTGATGATCTACATGATCGCAGTCCGGAAGTCGGCGATCGAGCGCGACACCGCCGCGCCGGCTACCGTCGTCGCATGA
- the pgmG gene encoding phosphoglucomutase/phosphomannomutase PgmG, producing MPHRFDHTSLREYDIRGIVGKTLGAADADAIGRGFATLVRRAGGTRVAVGRDGRHSSPELEAALVAGLTGAGVDVVRVGLGPTPMLYYAEATLEVDGGIQITGSHNPAEYNGFKMVMQHRPFFGADIQTLGTMAAEGDWETGEGVVTDVDIMDDYVGRLMAGYAGGTYRIGWDAGNGVSGPVIEKLVKLLPGEHHLLYTDVDGDFPNHHPDPTEEKNLADLKALVAEKQLDFGLAFDGDGDRIGAIDGEGRVIWGDQLLSILAEPVLRELPGATIIADVKASQALYDRIEELGGKPLMWKTGHSLIKMKMKETDSPLAGEMSGHIFFAHEYYGFDDAQYAAVRLIRAAHMIGKSMTQLRGEMPAMVNTPEMRFQVDESRKFAVIDEVLARLKAEGADINNTDGARVNTPDGWWLLRASNTQDVLVARAEAKDQAGLDRLMAMIDAQLAASGLERGAQAAH from the coding sequence ATGCCCCATCGTTTCGACCACACGTCGCTTCGTGAATACGACATCCGCGGAATCGTCGGCAAGACGCTCGGCGCCGCCGATGCCGACGCGATCGGGCGCGGGTTCGCGACGTTGGTGCGGCGCGCGGGTGGTACGCGCGTGGCGGTGGGACGCGATGGCCGGCATTCGTCGCCCGAGCTCGAGGCGGCGCTCGTCGCCGGCCTCACCGGCGCGGGCGTCGACGTGGTCCGCGTCGGCCTCGGCCCCACGCCGATGCTCTATTATGCCGAAGCCACGCTAGAGGTGGATGGCGGCATTCAGATAACCGGCAGCCATAATCCCGCCGAGTATAACGGCTTCAAGATGGTGATGCAGCATCGGCCGTTCTTTGGCGCCGACATCCAGACGCTCGGCACGATGGCCGCCGAGGGCGATTGGGAGACCGGCGAGGGCGTCGTCACCGACGTCGACATCATGGACGATTATGTCGGTCGGCTGATGGCCGGCTATGCCGGCGGCACCTATCGGATCGGCTGGGACGCGGGCAACGGCGTTTCGGGCCCGGTGATCGAGAAGCTGGTCAAGCTCCTGCCCGGCGAGCATCACTTGCTCTACACCGATGTCGACGGCGATTTTCCCAACCATCATCCCGATCCTACCGAAGAAAAGAACCTCGCCGATCTCAAGGCGCTCGTCGCCGAGAAGCAGCTCGATTTCGGACTGGCGTTCGATGGCGATGGCGACCGGATCGGCGCGATCGATGGCGAGGGCCGCGTGATCTGGGGCGATCAGCTTCTGTCCATTCTGGCCGAACCTGTGCTGCGCGAGCTGCCCGGCGCGACGATCATCGCCGATGTGAAGGCCAGCCAGGCGCTGTACGACCGGATCGAGGAGCTCGGCGGCAAGCCGTTGATGTGGAAGACCGGCCACAGCCTGATCAAGATGAAGATGAAGGAAACCGATTCGCCGCTCGCGGGCGAGATGAGCGGACACATCTTCTTCGCGCACGAATATTATGGCTTCGACGACGCGCAATATGCCGCGGTGCGGCTGATCCGCGCCGCGCACATGATCGGCAAGTCGATGACCCAGCTGCGCGGCGAGATGCCGGCGATGGTCAACACGCCGGAGATGCGCTTCCAGGTCGATGAAAGCCGCAAGTTCGCGGTGATCGACGAAGTGCTCGCGCGGCTGAAGGCCGAGGGTGCCGACATCAACAACACCGATGGCGCGCGGGTGAACACCCCCGATGGCTGGTGGCTGCTGCGCGCCTCGAACACCCAGGACGTGCTGGTCGCGCGCGCCGAGGCGAAGGACCAGGCAGGGCTCGATCGCCTGATGGCGATGATCGACGCCCAGCTCGCGGCGAGCGGGCTCGAGCGCGGGGCACAAGCCGCGCACTGA
- a CDS encoding DnaJ domain-containing protein, with the protein MGKLVFALVLMAVIWWLFFARKGRPKLRDDEARQVLGVSANADAAAIRAAHRRLITAVHPDKGGSVDLTKRINAARDVLLKRLR; encoded by the coding sequence ATGGGCAAGCTCGTCTTCGCCCTCGTCCTGATGGCGGTGATCTGGTGGCTGTTCTTCGCGCGCAAGGGCCGCCCAAAGCTGCGCGACGACGAGGCCCGTCAGGTGCTGGGAGTGAGCGCGAACGCCGACGCCGCCGCGATCCGCGCCGCGCACCGCCGGCTGATCACCGCGGTCCATCCCGACAAGGGCGGATCGGTCGACCTGACCAAGCGGATCAACGCGGCAAGGGACGTGCTGCTGAAGCGGTTGCGCTGA
- a CDS encoding division plane positioning ATPase MipZ, protein MGSGANGLHVIVFANEKGGTGKSTTAVHTAIALAARGARVTALDLDHRQRTLGRYLDNRAATMKRTGRTLPMPRHETHDGTSLANFERALERLSEDSDYLVIDTPGRDDEFARIAVTNADTLVTPMNDSFVDFDLIGQVDPDTFQVTRPSFYSELIWESRKRRAKADGSTIDWVVLRNRLQHIEARNMRRVSEAINQLSRRVGFRVISGLSERVIYRELFPSGLTMLDSRDFGEMGLAHVAARQELREMMAGLALPDRPAAPVQRQPGPTTAAA, encoded by the coding sequence TTGGGTAGTGGTGCCAACGGGCTGCACGTCATCGTCTTCGCCAACGAAAAGGGCGGGACGGGCAAATCGACGACCGCGGTGCATACCGCGATCGCGCTGGCGGCGCGCGGCGCGCGGGTGACCGCGCTAGACCTCGACCATCGCCAGCGCACGCTGGGCCGCTATCTCGACAATCGCGCCGCGACGATGAAGCGCACCGGGCGAACGCTGCCGATGCCGCGCCACGAGACGCATGACGGCACCTCGCTAGCCAATTTCGAACGCGCGCTCGAGCGGCTGAGCGAGGACAGCGACTATCTGGTGATCGACACGCCGGGCCGCGACGACGAATTCGCGCGGATCGCGGTGACCAATGCCGACACGCTGGTGACGCCGATGAACGACAGCTTCGTCGATTTCGACCTGATCGGCCAGGTCGATCCCGACACCTTCCAGGTGACGCGCCCGAGCTTCTATTCCGAGCTGATCTGGGAATCGCGCAAGCGCCGCGCCAAGGCCGATGGCTCGACGATCGACTGGGTGGTGCTGCGCAACCGGCTCCAGCATATCGAAGCGCGCAACATGCGGCGCGTGTCCGAAGCGATCAATCAATTGTCGCGCCGCGTCGGCTTTCGTGTCATTTCGGGACTCTCCGAGCGCGTGATCTATCGCGAGCTGTTCCCCTCGGGGCTGACGATGCTCGATTCGCGCGACTTCGGCGAAATGGGGCTGGCGCATGTCGCCGCGCGCCAGGAATTGCGCGAGATGATGGCCGGGCTCGCGCTTCCCGACCGCCCCGCCGCGCCGGTCCAGCGCCAGCCCGGTCCGACGACGGCCGCCGCCTGA
- the panC gene encoding pantoate--beta-alanine ligase encodes MQTIRELSMLRDTVGGWRAAGERIALVPTMGALHDGHMALVEAARRQATRVVASIFVNPMQFGASEDLARYPRREAADTRMLTAAGVDALWLPDVDTMYPAGFATTIAVSGVSEGLDGAARPGHFDGVATVVAKLFHQVGPDVALFGEKDFQQLAVIRRMAIDLNMDIEIVGVGTQRDDDGLALSSRNIYLAPEERQAAVALPRALGVAAAAIERGGEVAAALAQARTTLTNAGFSIDYVELVDAETLGAPSPARPMRLLGAATLGTTRLIDNIAVAPVEQG; translated from the coding sequence GTGCAAACCATCAGAGAATTAAGCATGCTGCGCGACACGGTCGGCGGCTGGCGCGCCGCGGGCGAGCGAATCGCGTTGGTGCCGACGATGGGCGCGTTGCATGACGGGCATATGGCGTTGGTCGAGGCGGCGCGGCGGCAGGCGACGCGGGTGGTGGCGTCGATCTTCGTCAACCCGATGCAGTTCGGCGCGAGCGAGGATCTGGCGCGCTATCCCAGGCGCGAGGCCGCCGACACGCGGATGCTCACCGCCGCTGGGGTCGACGCGCTGTGGCTACCCGATGTCGATACGATGTACCCGGCGGGGTTCGCCACCACGATCGCGGTATCGGGGGTAAGCGAAGGGCTCGACGGCGCGGCGCGACCGGGGCATTTCGACGGGGTGGCGACGGTGGTCGCCAAGCTGTTCCACCAGGTCGGCCCCGATGTCGCGCTGTTCGGCGAGAAGGATTTCCAGCAGCTCGCAGTGATCCGGCGGATGGCGATCGACCTCAACATGGACATCGAGATCGTCGGCGTCGGCACCCAGCGCGACGACGACGGCTTGGCGCTGTCGTCGCGCAACATCTATCTCGCTCCCGAAGAGCGGCAGGCGGCGGTGGCGCTCCCGCGCGCGCTGGGGGTGGCGGCGGCGGCGATCGAACGCGGGGGCGAGGTTGCCGCAGCGCTCGCGCAGGCACGCACCACGCTCACCAATGCGGGGTTCTCGATCGACTATGTCGAGCTGGTCGATGCCGAGACGCTTGGCGCGCCTTCGCCTGCCCGGCCAATGCGGCTGCTCGGCGCGGCGACGCTCGGCACCACGCGGCTGATCGACAACATCGCGGTAGCGCCGGTCGAACAAGGTTAA
- the clpB gene encoding ATP-dependent chaperone ClpB, which yields MNLEKFTDRAKGFLQAAQTIAIRLNHQRITPEHLLKSLLDDNQGMAAGLIGAAGGDAKRALAETDAAIAKLPAVSGSGAQSTPGLDNDAVRVLDQAEQVATKAGDSFVTVERLLLALVLSSTTAAGKALAAAGVKAEALNAAINSLRGNRAADTAGAEGRYDALKKFARDLTQAARDGKLDPVIGRDEEIRRTVQILARRTKNNPVLIGEPGVGKTAIAEGLALRIANGDVPDTLKDRRLMALDMGSLIAGAKYRGEFEERLKGVLDEVKDAEGEVVLFIDEMHTLIGAGKSEGAMDASNLLKPALARGELHCIGATTLDEYRKHVEKDPALQRRFQPVFVGEPTVEDSVSILRGLKDRYELHHGVRITDAAIVAAATLSNRYITDRFLPDKAIDLMDEAASRLRMEVESKPEEIEALDRRIIQLKIEAEALKKESDAGSRDRLERLSTELGGLEAQSAALTERWQAEKVKIQSEAKLKEQLDAARTLLEQAQREGDLAHMSELTYGTIPTLEKQVAAAQGATEGAMLREEVTADDIAGIVSRWTGIPVDRMLEGERAKLLNMEEALAKRVIGQPQAVRAVATAVRRSRAGLQDPNRPLGSFLFLGPTGVGKTELTKTLAEFLFDDSNAMVRIDMSEFMEKHSVARLIGAPPGYVGYDEGGVLTEAVRRRPYQVILFDEVEKAHGDVFNILLQVLDDGRLTDGQGRTVDFSNTIIILTSNLGSQYLTNLADGQSVEDVEPQVMEVVRGHFRPEFLNRLDEIILFHRLGAEHMQPIVDIQVARVGKLLADRKITITLTDAARAWLGRVGYDPVYGARPLKRAVQRYLQDPLADLILRGDVREGATVAVDEGDGGLVLTVG from the coding sequence ATGAACCTCGAAAAATTCACCGACCGCGCCAAGGGCTTTTTGCAGGCGGCGCAAACGATTGCGATCCGGCTGAATCACCAGCGGATCACGCCCGAGCATCTGCTCAAGAGCCTGCTCGACGACAATCAGGGCATGGCCGCCGGACTGATCGGCGCGGCGGGCGGCGACGCCAAGCGCGCGCTGGCCGAGACCGACGCGGCGATCGCCAAGCTGCCCGCGGTATCGGGATCGGGCGCGCAATCGACCCCCGGGCTCGACAATGACGCGGTGCGCGTGCTCGACCAGGCCGAACAGGTCGCGACCAAGGCGGGCGACAGCTTCGTCACCGTCGAGCGGCTGCTGCTCGCATTGGTGCTGTCGTCGACCACCGCCGCTGGCAAGGCGCTTGCTGCTGCGGGGGTGAAGGCAGAGGCACTCAACGCCGCGATCAACAGCCTGCGCGGAAACCGCGCCGCCGATACCGCGGGGGCCGAGGGCCGCTACGACGCGCTCAAGAAATTCGCGCGCGACCTGACCCAGGCGGCGCGCGACGGCAAGCTCGATCCGGTGATCGGCCGCGACGAGGAAATCCGCCGCACCGTGCAGATCCTGGCGCGCCGGACCAAGAACAACCCCGTGCTGATCGGCGAACCCGGGGTTGGCAAGACCGCGATCGCCGAGGGGCTCGCGCTGCGCATCGCCAATGGCGACGTGCCCGATACGCTCAAGGACCGCCGGCTGATGGCGCTCGACATGGGCAGCCTGATCGCGGGCGCGAAATATCGCGGCGAGTTCGAGGAGCGGCTGAAGGGCGTGCTCGACGAGGTGAAGGACGCCGAGGGCGAAGTCGTGCTGTTCATCGACGAGATGCACACGCTCATCGGCGCGGGCAAATCCGAAGGCGCGATGGACGCGTCGAACCTGTTAAAGCCAGCGCTGGCGCGCGGCGAACTGCATTGCATCGGCGCGACGACGCTCGACGAATATCGCAAGCATGTCGAGAAGGACCCCGCGCTGCAACGCCGCTTCCAGCCGGTGTTCGTCGGCGAACCCACGGTCGAGGATTCGGTGTCGATCCTGCGCGGGCTCAAGGACCGCTATGAGCTGCATCACGGCGTGCGGATCACCGACGCCGCGATCGTCGCCGCCGCCACGCTGTCGAACCGCTACATCACCGACCGCTTCCTGCCGGACAAGGCGATCGACCTGATGGACGAGGCGGCGAGCCGGCTGCGGATGGAGGTCGAGAGCAAGCCCGAGGAGATCGAGGCGCTCGACCGCCGCATCATCCAGCTCAAGATCGAGGCCGAGGCGCTCAAGAAGGAAAGCGATGCGGGATCGCGCGACCGGCTCGAGCGGCTGAGCACCGAGCTTGGCGGGCTCGAGGCGCAATCGGCGGCGCTGACCGAACGCTGGCAGGCCGAGAAGGTGAAGATCCAGTCCGAAGCCAAGCTGAAGGAACAGCTCGACGCCGCGCGGACCTTGCTCGAACAGGCGCAGCGCGAGGGCGACCTCGCGCACATGTCCGAGCTCACCTATGGCACGATCCCGACGCTCGAAAAACAGGTGGCGGCGGCGCAGGGCGCGACCGAGGGCGCGATGCTGCGCGAGGAAGTGACCGCCGACGACATCGCCGGAATCGTCAGCCGCTGGACGGGCATCCCGGTCGACCGGATGCTCGAGGGCGAACGCGCGAAACTGCTCAACATGGAAGAGGCGCTGGCCAAGCGCGTGATCGGCCAGCCACAGGCGGTGCGCGCAGTGGCGACCGCGGTCCGCCGCAGCCGTGCGGGGTTGCAGGACCCCAACCGGCCGCTGGGCAGCTTCCTGTTCCTCGGGCCGACCGGCGTCGGCAAGACCGAGCTCACCAAGACGCTCGCCGAATTCCTGTTCGACGATTCGAACGCGATGGTGCGGATCGACATGAGCGAATTCATGGAAAAGCATTCGGTTGCTCGGCTGATCGGCGCGCCGCCCGGCTATGTCGGCTATGACGAAGGCGGCGTGCTGACCGAAGCGGTCCGGCGCAGGCCCTATCAGGTGATCCTGTTCGACGAGGTCGAGAAGGCGCATGGCGACGTCTTCAACATCCTGTTGCAGGTATTGGACGATGGTCGTCTGACCGACGGACAGGGCCGCACCGTCGATTTCTCGAACACGATCATCATCCTGACGTCGAACCTCGGCAGCCAATATCTCACCAATCTGGCCGACGGCCAGTCGGTCGAAGACGTCGAACCGCAGGTGATGGAGGTCGTCCGCGGCCATTTCCGGCCCGAATTCCTCAACCGGCTCGATGAAATCATCCTGTTCCACCGCCTAGGCGCCGAGCATATGCAGCCGATCGTAGACATCCAGGTCGCGCGCGTGGGCAAGCTGCTTGCAGACCGTAAGATCACGATCACGCTCACCGATGCCGCGCGCGCGTGGCTCGGCCGGGTGGGCTATGACCCGGTGTACGGCGCGCGGCCGCTGAAGCGCGCGGTGCAGCGCTATCTGCAGGACCCGCTCGCCGACCTGATCCTTCGCGGCGACGTGCGCGAAGGCGCGACGGTGGCGGTCGACGAGGGCGACGGCGGGTTGGTGTTGACGGTGGGGTAA
- a CDS encoding aspartyl/asparaginyl beta-hydroxylase domain-containing protein, which yields MIADLLQSAQAALGRRDQRAAAAAFERATDHDPQNPIANNALGMFALETDRLDTAERHFIAATQGDPSAPELWMNVATARRRKGDPAGERDALHRVLDLDQRHIGGIVRLAELHERRDEYALATFRWSALLQLAQGIADPAPQFAAVLDHARSYVEANARRFADLVEGGLTDIRATAGRRELRRFDACVDKMLGRRRIYANECHGLHFPFLPADEFFDRDHFEWLPAIEAAFDDIRREALSLLDQGADGIVPYVSMGAGAPTTKWTPLDRSLDWSVFYLWRFGQRDHDACRRCPATARALEKLPMADMPRRAPTAFFSILKPHTRLPAHSGVSNARAIVHLPLIVPEGCGFRVGGETRQWHEGEAFVFDDTIEHEAWNDSDQPRVVLIFDVWNPYITVQERALLRRYFDVADASGFDPGTLGAVHD from the coding sequence ATGATTGCCGATCTGTTGCAATCGGCGCAGGCGGCGCTTGGCCGACGGGACCAGCGCGCTGCCGCCGCAGCGTTCGAACGCGCCACCGACCACGACCCGCAGAACCCGATCGCGAACAACGCGCTGGGGATGTTCGCGCTCGAAACAGACCGGCTCGATACCGCCGAACGCCATTTCATCGCGGCGACGCAGGGCGATCCTTCGGCGCCCGAATTATGGATGAACGTCGCCACCGCGCGCCGGCGCAAGGGCGACCCCGCGGGTGAGCGCGACGCGCTGCACCGCGTGCTCGACCTCGACCAGCGGCATATCGGCGGGATCGTCCGGCTTGCCGAACTTCATGAACGCCGCGACGAATATGCGCTCGCCACCTTCCGCTGGTCGGCGTTGCTGCAACTGGCACAGGGCATCGCCGACCCCGCCCCGCAATTCGCCGCGGTGCTCGATCATGCGCGCTCCTATGTCGAAGCGAATGCGCGGCGCTTCGCCGATCTGGTCGAAGGCGGCCTGACCGACATCCGCGCGACCGCGGGACGCCGGGAATTGCGGCGCTTCGACGCGTGCGTCGACAAGATGCTCGGCCGCCGCCGCATCTACGCCAATGAATGCCACGGGCTGCATTTCCCGTTTCTGCCTGCCGACGAATTCTTCGACCGCGACCATTTCGAGTGGCTCCCCGCGATCGAGGCGGCGTTCGACGACATTCGCCGCGAGGCGCTCTCGCTGCTCGACCAGGGCGCCGACGGCATCGTCCCCTACGTCTCGATGGGCGCGGGCGCGCCGACCACCAAATGGACCCCGCTCGACCGTTCGCTCGACTGGAGCGTGTTCTACCTGTGGCGGTTCGGCCAGCGCGATCATGACGCCTGCCGCCGCTGCCCCGCTACCGCGCGCGCGCTCGAGAAGCTGCCAATGGCCGACATGCCGCGCCGCGCGCCGACCGCCTTCTTCTCGATCCTCAAGCCGCACACCCGGTTGCCGGCGCATAGCGGGGTCAGCAACGCACGCGCGATCGTCCATCTGCCGCTGATCGTCCCCGAAGGCTGCGGCTTTCGCGTCGGCGGCGAGACACGGCAATGGCACGAGGGCGAGGCGTTCGTGTTCGACGACACGATCGAGCACGAGGCATGGAACGACAGCGACCAGCCACGGGTGGTGCTGATCTTCGACGTGTGGAACCCGTACATCACGGTCCAGGAACGTGCGCTGCTGCGGCGCTATTTCGACGTCGCCGATGCCAGCGGCTTCGATCCGGGGACGCTCGGCGCCGTGCACGACTGA